From a single Clostridium isatidis genomic region:
- a CDS encoding DEAD/DEAH box helicase, giving the protein MNKFENMTLAPEILKALKNLGFEEASEVQKEIIPKFLAGKDLVVKSQTGSGKTASFGIPLCELIDSNENKVKGLVLVPTRELALQVKEDISNIGRLKKIRVAAIFGKQSFKEQVLELKQRVHIISGTPGRVADHIERGNLNPDFIEYVVIDEADKMLSMGFIDQISEILKMLPNIKNTYLFSATIPEEIEKLYTNYMKTPEIISVKSKVFNRDKIKEKYINVDKDDKFKILLKLLYRYTDESAIIFCNTKETVKNLFNNLKREKIKVHELHGDMDQKDRLKTMESFKNREFKVLVATDIAARGIHINHITNVYNYDIPMEKESYVHRIGRSGRGEKEGLAISLVGNREKRFFEDIEEYIGYKIDKISLPSYEEMIEGRKKFYENQKSLYENKIISKKDVHKEVTKIYLSAGKKKKIRNIDILGALSNLDILNGKDIGIIDIQDGHSYVDILNGKGKILLEKYKEIKLKGKTVKISLAKNR; this is encoded by the coding sequence ATGAATAAATTTGAAAATATGACTTTAGCTCCTGAAATCTTAAAAGCTTTAAAAAATTTAGGTTTTGAGGAAGCTTCTGAAGTTCAAAAAGAAATAATACCAAAGTTTTTAGCAGGAAAGGATTTAGTTGTAAAATCTCAGACTGGAAGTGGTAAAACTGCAAGTTTTGGAATTCCGTTATGTGAACTTATTGACAGTAATGAAAATAAAGTAAAAGGTCTTGTGTTAGTTCCTACAAGAGAATTAGCTCTGCAAGTAAAGGAGGATATATCAAATATTGGGCGATTAAAAAAGATAAGAGTAGCTGCTATTTTTGGAAAACAATCCTTTAAAGAACAAGTTTTAGAGTTAAAGCAGCGTGTTCACATTATTTCTGGAACTCCTGGAAGAGTAGCAGATCACATAGAAAGAGGAAATTTAAATCCTGATTTTATAGAATATGTCGTTATTGATGAAGCGGATAAAATGTTAAGTATGGGGTTTATAGATCAAATTTCTGAAATATTAAAAATGCTGCCTAATATCAAAAATACTTATTTATTTTCAGCTACAATTCCGGAAGAAATAGAAAAGTTATATACTAATTATATGAAAACTCCAGAAATAATTTCCGTAAAATCTAAGGTTTTTAATAGAGATAAAATAAAAGAAAAATATATAAATGTAGATAAAGATGATAAATTTAAAATTCTCTTAAAGCTTCTTTATAGATATACAGATGAATCAGCAATAATATTTTGTAATACTAAGGAAACAGTAAAAAATCTTTTTAATAATTTAAAAAGAGAGAAGATAAAAGTGCATGAGCTTCATGGGGATATGGATCAAAAAGATAGATTAAAAACTATGGAAAGCTTTAAAAATAGAGAATTTAAGGTATTAGTAGCTACAGATATAGCAGCAAGGGGAATACATATAAATCACATTACCAATGTATATAATTATGATATTCCAATGGAAAAGGAAAGCTATGTTCATAGAATAGGAAGAAGTGGAAGAGGGGAAAAGGAAGGATTAGCAATTTCTTTAGTTGGTAATAGAGAAAAAAGATTTTTTGAAGATATAGAAGAGTATATTGGTTATAAAATAGATAAAATTAGTTTGCCATCTTATGAAGAAATGATAGAAGGAAGAAAAAAATTCTATGAAAATCAAAAATCATTATATGAAAATAAAATTATAAGCAAAAAAGATGTACATAAAGAAGTTACAAAAATATATTTATCAGCAGGCAAAAAGAAGAAAATTAGAAATATAGATATTTTAGGAGCCTTGAGCAATTTAGATATTCTTAATGGTAAGGATATTGGGATTATTGATATACAAGATGGGCATTCTTATGTTGATATTTTAAATGGAAAAGGAAAAATTTTACTCGAGAAATATAAGGAAATA
- a CDS encoding DedA family protein yields MNNIQIIIDYISNYGLVFLFIIIFLEYLNFPGLGAAIVMPAVGIAVSKFNINIVLAIVISIIAGELASYILFGISYWFGRPILTKIYNKFPKSRKPIDKAFHYIENYGYKGILIARIIPVARTLIPFVAGIFRMNLLKCSIYSVIGVTIWNTILIYAGYAFGNYFI; encoded by the coding sequence ATGAATAATATACAAATAATAATAGATTACATTTCAAATTATGGATTAGTATTTTTATTTATAATCATATTTTTAGAATATTTAAATTTTCCTGGATTAGGAGCAGCCATTGTGATGCCAGCTGTTGGTATAGCTGTTTCAAAGTTTAATATAAATATTGTTTTGGCAATAGTAATTTCAATAATTGCAGGAGAATTAGCGAGTTACATTTTATTTGGGATATCATATTGGTTTGGAAGACCAATTTTAACTAAGATTTATAATAAATTTCCTAAAAGCCGTAAACCTATAGATAAAGCCTTCCATTATATTGAAAACTATGGCTATAAAGGAATTTTAATTGCAAGAATTATACCTGTTGCAAGAACTTTGATACCTTTTGTAGCAGGAATATTTAGAATGAATTTATTAAAATGTTCTATTTATTCAGTAATAGGTGTTACAATTTGGAATACGATATTAATTTATGCTGGTTATGCTTTTGGCAATTACTTTATATAA
- a CDS encoding M42 family metallopeptidase, whose product MKFEINKDYVLDTAKRILEFDSPTGFCFDIMKFIEEIAVGFGYKFERTNKGCGIITVEGQEEGKVIGLAAHVDTLGAMVRSITSNGTLKFTLLGGPIPATLDSEYCKIRTRDGKIYTGTFLSTSPAAHVYEDAKDKKRNPENMEVRIDEKVLSKKDVEALGICPGDFIFIDPKTTITESGFIKSRFIDDKGSVAALMGLLELFSREKITPRYKTKIFISTYEEVGHGASYIPQDITEMIAVDMGCIGEDLTCTEYDVSICAKDSGGPYDYNMVTDLVNLAKENNIKYAIDIYPMYGSDVGAALRGGNDIRGALIGPGVHASHGMERTHYEGLENTIKLLVAYLTK is encoded by the coding sequence ATGAAGTTTGAAATTAATAAAGATTATGTGTTAGATACGGCAAAAAGAATATTAGAATTTGATAGTCCAACAGGCTTTTGCTTTGATATTATGAAATTTATTGAAGAAATAGCAGTAGGTTTTGGTTATAAGTTTGAAAGAACTAACAAGGGCTGTGGAATAATAACTGTAGAAGGTCAAGAGGAAGGCAAGGTTATTGGTCTGGCTGCTCATGTAGACACTTTAGGAGCTATGGTTAGATCAATAACAAGTAATGGTACTTTAAAATTCACATTATTAGGAGGTCCAATACCAGCAACTTTAGATAGCGAATACTGTAAAATAAGAACAAGAGATGGTAAGATTTATACAGGAACATTTTTAAGTACAAGTCCTGCTGCTCATGTTTATGAAGATGCAAAGGATAAGAAACGTAATCCTGAAAATATGGAAGTAAGAATAGATGAAAAGGTATTATCTAAAAAAGATGTAGAAGCTTTAGGAATATGTCCAGGGGATTTTATTTTTATAGATCCAAAAACCACTATTACTGAAAGTGGATTCATAAAGTCAAGATTTATAGATGATAAGGGCAGTGTTGCTGCTTTAATGGGCTTATTAGAGTTATTTAGCAGAGAAAAAATAACTCCTAGATATAAAACAAAGATATTTATTTCAACTTATGAAGAAGTAGGTCATGGCGCTTCCTATATCCCTCAAGACATAACTGAAATGATAGCTGTAGATATGGGCTGTATTGGAGAGGATTTAACTTGCACAGAGTATGATGTATCAATTTGTGCCAAGGATTCTGGCGGACCATATGATTACAATATGGTAACAGATTTGGTGAATTTAGCAAAAGAAAATAATATAAAATATGCTATAGATATTTATCCAATGTATGGTTCAGATGTTGGAGCAGCTTTAAGAGGAGGAAATGATATAAGAGGAGCTCTTATAGGTCCAGGAGTTCATGCTTCTCATGGAATGGAAAGAACTCATTATGAGGGATTAGAAAATACAATAAAACTTCTAGTTGCTTATTTAACTAAATAA